The following are encoded together in the Candidatus Methylomirabilota bacterium genome:
- a CDS encoding LLM class F420-dependent oxidoreductase, with the protein MNLGFSLPMAGPWATPENQVLVAQRAEALGYHSIWVFQRLLYPIKPQNDYPPLPGQPWPKSFERVMDPLVSLAFVAAVTSRIRLGTSVLIMPYYTPVMLAKQLATLDVVSGGRLDVGLGLGWSKDEFDAVGVPYQHRGRRADEFLRCLKAIWTEDPVEFKGEFYSVPRARVEPRPLQRPHPPITIGGYGPTVIRRAVTYDGFNGGNVPLGQVAPLVKEIKAAAEAAGRDPATLQIVSRGSFQLHATAKGPERRPLWGSMAEIREDVERYAEAGLTELFLEANFDPRGVTLEGALEVLDALAPRAS; encoded by the coding sequence ATGAACCTCGGCTTCTCGCTCCCCATGGCCGGCCCCTGGGCCACGCCCGAGAATCAAGTTCTCGTCGCTCAGCGCGCCGAGGCGCTGGGCTATCACTCCATCTGGGTCTTCCAGCGCTTGCTCTACCCGATCAAGCCCCAGAACGACTACCCGCCCCTGCCCGGCCAGCCCTGGCCCAAGTCCTTCGAGCGCGTGATGGACCCGCTGGTCTCGCTCGCCTTCGTGGCCGCCGTCACCTCGCGCATCAGGCTGGGCACGAGCGTGCTCATCATGCCGTACTACACGCCCGTGATGCTGGCCAAGCAGCTCGCCACCCTCGACGTAGTCTCCGGCGGCCGGCTGGATGTTGGACTTGGGCTCGGCTGGTCCAAGGACGAGTTCGACGCCGTCGGGGTGCCGTACCAGCATCGCGGCAGGCGCGCGGACGAATTCCTGCGCTGCCTCAAGGCCATCTGGACGGAGGATCCCGTGGAGTTCAAGGGCGAGTTCTACTCGGTGCCGCGCGCCAGGGTGGAGCCCCGGCCGCTCCAGCGTCCACATCCGCCCATCACCATCGGCGGCTACGGCCCCACCGTGATCCGTCGCGCCGTCACCTACGACGGCTTCAACGGCGGCAACGTGCCGCTGGGTCAGGTGGCGCCGCTCGTCAAGGAGATCAAGGCGGCGGCCGAGGCGGCCGGGCGCGATCCCGCGACGCTGCAGATCGTCTCGCGCGGCAGCTTCCAGCTTCACGCGACGGCCAAGGGCCCCGAGCGCCGCCCGCTCTGGGGCTCCATGGCCGAGATCCGCGAGGACGTGGAGCGCTACGCCGAGGCCGGCTTGACCGAGCTCTTCCTCGAGGCCAACTTCGATCCCCGCGGCGTCACCCTGGAGGGCGCCCTCGAGGTGCTGGATGCGCTCGCGCCGAGAGCGAGCTGA
- a CDS encoding GNAT family N-acetyltransferase, with translation MARTTDISLRPYRSDDARVLHEAAMESVSEVRPFMPWCRPDLTVEDSRSWIGAQVAAFESRAAFEFVIVSAEGRFLGGCGLNQIDDANRRANLGYWVRSSATRRGVATAAVRQLVPWAFAKTDLVRLEVVVSVENAASLRAAEKSGAVREGVLRERLVLHGKSHDAVMFSFVRSDQQAV, from the coding sequence ATGGCCCGAACGACAGATATCTCCCTTCGGCCGTATCGATCCGACGATGCGCGGGTGCTCCATGAGGCAGCCATGGAGTCCGTGTCGGAGGTTCGACCTTTCATGCCGTGGTGCCGGCCTGATCTGACCGTCGAGGACTCCCGGAGCTGGATCGGGGCGCAGGTGGCGGCGTTCGAATCGCGCGCCGCTTTCGAGTTCGTCATCGTGTCGGCCGAGGGAAGGTTCCTCGGGGGGTGCGGCCTCAACCAGATCGACGACGCCAATCGGCGCGCCAATCTGGGATACTGGGTGCGCTCGTCGGCCACTCGCCGTGGCGTCGCCACCGCGGCCGTCCGCCAGCTCGTGCCGTGGGCTTTTGCCAAGACCGATCTCGTTCGATTGGAAGTGGTCGTGTCAGTCGAGAATGCCGCAAGTCTTCGGGCCGCCGAGAAGTCGGGAGCCGTGCGCGAGGGCGTGCTCAGGGAGCGCCTCGTGCTGCACGGGAAGTCGCACGACGCGGTGATGTTCTCCTTTGTCCGCTCCGACCAGCAAGCCGTCTAG
- a CDS encoding GNAT family N-acetyltransferase, with amino-acid sequence MRDLAALTTLITEGERSGSRFVGRLATEWASGANRFDKPGEALFVARVEGQPVGVCGLNVDPYTAARRVGRVRHLYVMEAYRRQGIGRRLLADVVAAARGPFDRLRLRTANLEAARFYEAIGFAVCPGEAESTHALDLRGKL; translated from the coding sequence TTGCGCGACCTGGCCGCGCTCACAACGTTGATTACGGAAGGCGAGCGGTCTGGCTCCCGGTTCGTAGGGCGGCTCGCTACCGAGTGGGCGAGCGGGGCCAACCGCTTCGACAAGCCCGGCGAGGCGCTCTTCGTGGCACGCGTCGAGGGGCAACCCGTCGGCGTGTGTGGGCTCAATGTCGATCCATACACGGCCGCAAGGCGGGTGGGCAGGGTGCGCCACCTTTACGTCATGGAGGCGTATCGGCGCCAGGGGATCGGGCGGCGGCTTCTGGCGGATGTCGTGGCGGCGGCGCGCGGTCCGTTCGACCGACTGCGATTGCGGACCGCGAACCTCGAGGCTGCGCGCTTCTACGAAGCGATAGGGTTCGCGGTTTGCCCAGGGGAGGCCGAATCCACCCACGCCCTCGATTTACGTGGCAAACTCTAG
- a CDS encoding AAA family ATPase: protein MNDEKTSLKDWLTMVEKLRYAPQWASEGPVPVEMTQTHISVVLLGRERVLKLKKPVNFGFLDYSTLEQRRIACEAEVRLNRRLCEETYLGVQPIGQVDGVPQLSDAGSVIDYAVLMKRLPADHMLDEMVRRDSVTEANIDRVAHRLSEFHRTARRGPEIDAWGTREQTRRNWDENFTQMSSFVGRTIETAAYQLLQDWVEQWLARHRAHLDERIRGGRIVDGHGDVRGESVCVINGICIFDCIEFNDRFRCCDVASEVAFLAMDLDSLGRPDLGYYVSECYAAHAADAGLFRLLPFYRCYRAYVRGKVLSFRLDEAEFSAADKSRAAERAAGYFELARRYATPLRGPTVVVVMGLASTGKTSMARAVAGELGLRVVSTDAVRQELFGTEKGVADYGQGAYRPEANQRTYQRLVERGRGLTVEDGGVVLDGTFLRDEDRMGVRHMASSAGAAVRWIECELPADLVRQRLERRRQRHEGLSDATWDTYLHQRDEYVARRGRQEDRHLVVDMTQSLPTCARRATDWLRGS, encoded by the coding sequence ATGAACGACGAGAAGACCAGCTTGAAGGACTGGCTGACCATGGTCGAGAAGCTGCGATACGCGCCGCAATGGGCCTCGGAGGGACCGGTGCCCGTCGAGATGACGCAGACGCACATCTCGGTGGTGCTGCTGGGACGTGAGCGCGTGCTGAAGCTGAAGAAGCCTGTGAACTTCGGCTTTCTCGACTACTCCACGCTCGAGCAGCGCCGTATCGCCTGCGAGGCCGAAGTCCGTCTCAATCGACGGCTGTGCGAGGAAACCTATCTGGGAGTCCAGCCGATCGGCCAAGTGGACGGCGTGCCGCAGCTCTCAGATGCCGGCTCGGTGATCGACTATGCTGTCCTCATGAAGCGGTTGCCTGCCGACCACATGCTGGACGAGATGGTGCGCCGCGACTCCGTGACGGAGGCGAATATCGATCGCGTGGCGCACCGGTTGAGCGAATTTCACCGGACGGCTCGTCGGGGGCCGGAGATCGACGCGTGGGGTACCCGGGAGCAGACGCGTCGCAACTGGGATGAGAACTTCACCCAGATGAGCTCGTTCGTGGGCCGAACGATAGAGACCGCCGCATATCAGCTCCTGCAGGATTGGGTCGAGCAATGGCTCGCCCGCCACCGGGCTCATTTGGACGAACGGATTCGCGGGGGCCGGATTGTCGACGGGCACGGAGACGTCCGCGGCGAGAGCGTGTGCGTCATCAACGGCATCTGCATCTTCGACTGCATCGAGTTCAACGACCGCTTCCGATGCTGCGACGTGGCGAGCGAGGTGGCTTTTCTCGCCATGGACCTGGATTCGCTGGGACGGCCCGATCTGGGCTACTACGTCAGCGAATGCTACGCGGCGCACGCGGCCGACGCGGGACTGTTCCGTCTCCTTCCCTTCTATCGGTGCTATCGTGCGTATGTGCGCGGCAAGGTGCTCAGCTTCCGGCTGGACGAGGCGGAGTTCAGCGCGGCCGACAAGAGCCGGGCGGCGGAGCGGGCCGCTGGATATTTCGAGCTGGCCCGCCGCTACGCGACGCCCCTGCGCGGGCCGACCGTCGTGGTCGTGATGGGGCTTGCCAGTACCGGGAAGACTTCCATGGCGCGGGCGGTCGCGGGCGAGCTGGGACTCCGTGTGGTGTCGACCGACGCCGTCCGCCAGGAGCTGTTCGGGACCGAAAAGGGTGTCGCCGACTACGGACAGGGAGCCTACCGCCCCGAGGCGAATCAACGCACCTATCAGAGGCTGGTAGAGAGGGGCCGCGGCCTGACGGTCGAGGACGGCGGCGTGGTGCTCGACGGCACGTTTCTTCGTGATGAGGATCGAATGGGGGTGCGCCATATGGCCTCCTCAGCCGGCGCGGCCGTGCGATGGATCGAGTGCGAGCTGCCGGCCGACCTCGTGCGACAGCGGCTGGAACGCCGGCGGCAGCGGCACGAAGGGCTCTCTGACGCCACGTGGGACACGTATCTCCACCAACGAGACGAGTACGTTGCCCGGCGAGGTCGACAGGAGGATCGCCACCTCGTCGTGGACATGACGCAGAGCCTCCCGACGTGCGCCCGACGCGCCACGGACTGGCTGCGCGGCTCCTAG
- a CDS encoding erythromycin esterase family protein gives MAKGTDHDLQFRDRVDAGRRLAVRLLAYRAENPLVIALARGGVVVGEEVARRLGAPLEVMVARKLGAPGQPELGVGAIAPGVRVVDEAAVRELGISAKQLEWITAAETEEMERRLSRYRGDKPEPTVHDRTVILVDDGLATGVTARAAIHALRRQRPRRIVFAAPVCAADTAESLRSAVDEVVCVATPTHLGAVGSWYADFEQTTDDEVLKILSRTPRERPPAVVLPPSPSLDGLIEQCGRLARPLEGLADLDPLMDRIGDARYVLLGEASHGTSEYYVWRARISQRLIEEKGFSFIAVEGDWPDCYEVNRYVKGRAAVKGDAQAALRGFTRWPTWMWANWEVVAFAEWLRRHNSPRPEGKRVGFYGLDVYSLWQSLGAVVRYLERVDGPAMEAARRAYRCFEPYGGDVELYARAHVSLVPASCEQEVVALLSALRQSAPQDRADDPEALFAAEQNALVVRDAESYYRAMVQGGEASWNVRDRHMVDTLDRLMRFHGPEARAIVWEHNTHIGDARATDMPRAGMVNVGQLARERHSEEGVVLVGFASHRGSVMAGSEWEAPMQRMPVPPGRLGSWEDVLYRTGRDHALFLLNEDAAHTGAFLEVRPHRAIGVVYDPHHERGNYVPTVLPRRYDALIYLDETHALHPLRLDPRRDGEPPETYPWGM, from the coding sequence ATGGCGAAGGGCACCGATCACGATTTGCAGTTCCGCGATCGCGTCGACGCGGGGCGCCGACTGGCCGTGCGACTCTTGGCCTACCGAGCCGAGAATCCGCTCGTCATAGCTCTCGCCCGCGGCGGAGTGGTCGTCGGCGAAGAAGTGGCGCGGAGACTTGGGGCGCCCCTGGAGGTGATGGTGGCGCGCAAGCTCGGGGCTCCCGGGCAGCCAGAGCTCGGCGTGGGGGCCATCGCCCCCGGCGTGCGCGTGGTGGACGAGGCGGCCGTGCGCGAGCTCGGCATCTCGGCCAAGCAGCTCGAGTGGATCACCGCCGCCGAAACCGAGGAGATGGAGCGCCGGCTGAGTCGGTACCGGGGCGATAAGCCAGAGCCCACCGTTCACGACCGGACGGTCATCCTGGTCGATGATGGCTTGGCGACAGGCGTGACGGCTCGGGCAGCCATCCACGCATTGAGACGGCAGCGGCCTCGGCGAATCGTGTTCGCGGCGCCGGTATGCGCGGCCGACACGGCCGAATCACTCCGCTCCGCGGTCGACGAGGTCGTATGCGTGGCGACGCCCACCCACCTCGGGGCCGTTGGCTCCTGGTACGCCGACTTCGAGCAGACGACCGACGACGAGGTGCTGAAGATCCTCTCTCGCACCCCGCGCGAGCGACCCCCCGCGGTGGTTCTCCCGCCTTCCCCCAGCCTCGACGGGCTGATCGAGCAGTGCGGTCGGCTGGCGCGTCCTCTGGAGGGCTTGGCCGACCTCGACCCCCTGATGGACCGGATCGGCGATGCTCGCTACGTCCTCCTGGGTGAAGCCTCGCATGGGACGTCGGAGTACTACGTGTGGCGCGCGCGAATCAGCCAGCGGCTCATCGAGGAAAAGGGCTTCTCCTTCATCGCGGTGGAGGGCGACTGGCCGGACTGCTACGAGGTGAATCGCTACGTGAAAGGTCGGGCCGCGGTCAAGGGCGACGCCCAGGCGGCGCTGCGGGGCTTCACTCGCTGGCCGACATGGATGTGGGCCAACTGGGAAGTCGTGGCCTTCGCCGAATGGCTGCGGCGCCACAACTCGCCACGGCCGGAGGGCAAGCGCGTCGGCTTCTATGGGCTCGACGTCTACAGTCTCTGGCAATCCTTGGGCGCCGTGGTCCGCTACCTGGAGCGAGTGGACGGCCCGGCCATGGAAGCCGCCCGGCGTGCCTACCGCTGCTTCGAACCCTACGGCGGTGACGTGGAGCTGTACGCCCGCGCGCACGTATCGCTGGTTCCCGCCTCTTGCGAGCAGGAAGTGGTCGCCTTGCTCAGCGCCCTGCGCCAGAGCGCGCCGCAGGATCGCGCGGATGACCCCGAGGCGCTTTTCGCCGCCGAGCAGAACGCGCTCGTGGTCAGAGACGCCGAGAGCTACTACCGGGCCATGGTCCAGGGCGGCGAGGCTTCCTGGAACGTGCGAGATCGGCACATGGTCGACACGCTGGACCGGCTCATGCGCTTCCATGGACCCGAGGCCCGCGCGATCGTCTGGGAGCACAACACGCACATCGGCGACGCCCGCGCCACCGACATGCCGCGGGCCGGCATGGTGAACGTCGGGCAGCTCGCCCGGGAGCGGCATTCAGAAGAGGGCGTGGTGCTGGTTGGCTTCGCCTCGCATCGGGGCAGCGTCATGGCCGGATCGGAGTGGGAGGCTCCCATGCAGCGTATGCCGGTCCCGCCCGGTCGGCTGGGAAGCTGGGAAGACGTCTTGTACCGGACGGGCCGCGATCATGCGCTCTTCTTGCTGAACGAGGACGCGGCACACACCGGCGCCTTCCTGGAAGTGCGACCGCATCGCGCCATCGGCGTCGTCTACGATCCCCACCATGAGCGTGGCAACTACGTGCCCACCGTGCTCCCGCGCCGCTACGACGCGCTGATCTATCTCGACGAGACCCACGCCCTCCACCCGCTCCGTCTGGACCCGCGGCGCGACGGCGAGCCGCCCGAGACATATCCCTGGGGCATGTGA
- a CDS encoding methyltransferase domain-containing protein, translating into MSAIDVVRQRYAEELAYAGHLTSPAVIRTFSRVPREQFLGPGPWRIYQGYTRQYWTTPDADPQHVYHDVLVAIDETRLLNNGQPSFLAFLIEALELQEGEHVVHIGCGTGYYTAILAELVGPTGRVVAIDVDAELVARSRGNLAAWPNVEVVHADGGAHDPGPVDAILVNAGATHPRPIWLDSLRPKGRLLLPLTGIYSGGWVLKVIRQGGGYAAHFISSISIFPCHGARDADGARLLTEAFTQGGWGTVRSLRRDTHQSERSCWLHGDHLCLSTAEPAG; encoded by the coding sequence GTGAGCGCGATCGACGTGGTCCGGCAACGTTACGCCGAGGAGCTGGCCTATGCGGGTCATCTGACCTCGCCCGCCGTCATCCGGACCTTCTCTCGGGTGCCTCGCGAACAGTTCCTCGGTCCGGGTCCCTGGAGAATCTACCAAGGGTATACGCGCCAGTACTGGACCACTCCGGACGCCGATCCCCAGCACGTGTACCATGACGTCCTCGTCGCGATCGACGAGACGCGGCTGCTGAACAACGGCCAGCCAAGCTTCCTGGCCTTCCTGATCGAGGCCCTCGAGCTTCAGGAGGGCGAGCATGTCGTTCACATCGGGTGCGGCACCGGGTATTACACGGCGATCCTGGCTGAGCTGGTCGGACCCACCGGTCGTGTCGTCGCCATCGACGTGGACGCGGAGCTTGTTGCTCGTAGTCGCGGCAACCTGGCCGCGTGGCCGAATGTCGAGGTCGTCCACGCCGACGGCGGGGCCCATGACCCCGGGCCGGTCGATGCCATCCTCGTCAACGCCGGCGCCACCCACCCCCGGCCCATCTGGCTCGACTCGCTTCGCCCGAAGGGAAGACTGTTGTTGCCCCTCACGGGAATCTACTCGGGCGGCTGGGTCCTGAAGGTGATCCGTCAGGGGGGTGGATACGCGGCCCATTTCATCTCGTCGATCAGCATCTTCCCGTGTCACGGTGCGCGGGATGCGGACGGTGCCCGGCTTCTCACCGAGGCCTTCACGCAGGGCGGCTGGGGTACCGTACGCTCACTTCGCCGCGACACCCATCAGAGCGAGCGCTCCTGCTGGCTCCACGGCGACCATCTCTGTCTGTCGACCGCCGAGCCGGCGGGCTGA
- a CDS encoding NAD(P)/FAD-dependent oxidoreductase codes for MHDVAVVGGGPAGLLTARRCAEAGLDVTVLEEHEQIGQPVHCTGIISLETASLTKIPEDVVLQRLRHARLMAPGGGSCHVPWTGSGAEEILAVDRGQFDRSLAEQAQRAGAVLRTGARVDEIASDADGVTLLAGTRAIHARACVLACGVSYRLHRQLGLALPAHVLHTAQVEVESEPADEVEIHFGREIAPDGFLWAVPVRRGEGAALKVGVLSRGDAGAYLARFLTRPEVRARLRRQPSRPVRRLLPLQPVPQTVAHRLLLVGDAGGFTKPSTGGGIFYSLLTASLAADTLIEGFQAGRLDEGFLKRYEDRWETQLGPELRMSGWLRQFLARCHDREIDELVRALASESVQDVIRRTARFNRHRDLIVALLREPGIASLLLKSLFR; via the coding sequence ATGCACGATGTCGCGGTCGTGGGAGGCGGCCCGGCCGGCCTCCTGACCGCCCGCCGCTGTGCCGAGGCGGGCCTCGACGTCACCGTCCTCGAAGAGCATGAGCAGATCGGCCAGCCCGTCCACTGCACGGGCATCATCTCGCTCGAGACGGCCTCCCTGACCAAGATCCCCGAAGATGTCGTCCTCCAGCGCCTCCGGCACGCTCGCCTCATGGCGCCGGGCGGCGGCTCGTGCCATGTCCCGTGGACGGGTTCGGGCGCCGAGGAGATTCTGGCCGTGGACCGCGGTCAGTTCGACCGGAGCCTGGCCGAGCAGGCTCAGCGCGCCGGGGCCGTCCTGCGCACGGGGGCGCGCGTGGACGAGATCGCCTCGGATGCCGACGGCGTCACCCTCCTCGCGGGCACCAGAGCCATCCACGCTCGGGCCTGCGTCCTCGCCTGCGGCGTCTCCTACCGTCTGCATCGGCAGCTCGGTCTGGCCCTGCCCGCTCACGTGCTGCACACCGCGCAGGTCGAGGTGGAGAGCGAGCCCGCCGACGAGGTGGAGATCCACTTCGGCCGCGAGATCGCGCCGGACGGCTTTCTGTGGGCCGTGCCCGTGCGCCGGGGCGAGGGCGCCGCCCTCAAGGTGGGCGTGCTCTCGCGGGGAGACGCGGGCGCCTACCTCGCGCGCTTTCTCACGCGGCCCGAGGTGCGGGCGCGCCTCCGGCGCCAGCCCAGCCGTCCGGTCCGGCGCCTCCTGCCCCTGCAGCCCGTGCCGCAGACCGTGGCCCATCGGCTCCTCCTCGTGGGCGATGCTGGCGGCTTCACCAAGCCGAGCACGGGCGGCGGCATCTTCTACAGCCTGCTCACCGCCTCGCTGGCCGCCGACACGCTGATCGAGGGTTTTCAGGCGGGCCGGCTCGACGAGGGCTTCCTCAAGCGCTACGAGGACCGCTGGGAGACGCAGCTCGGTCCCGAGCTGCGCATGTCGGGCTGGCTCCGGCAATTTCTCGCCCGCTGCCACGACCGCGAGATCGACGAGCTCGTGCGCGCCCTCGCCTCCGAGTCCGTCCAGGACGTGATCCGCCGCACCGCTCGCTTCAATCGCCACCGCGACCTCATCGTGGCCCTCCTGCGCGAGCCCGGCATCGCCTCGCTGCTCCTGAAGTCGCTGTTCCGGTAG
- a CDS encoding sugar transferase has product MVALAIKAGDGGPVFFSQERVGIGGRPFRSLKFRSMVPDAERFGPLQAMEGDRRITRVGRWLRASALDELPQLWNIFVGDMSFVGPRALVPAEIETHAGGALGKLADVPGYAQRHQARPGLTGIAQVFAARDVPRRLKFRYDLLYIRRRSFWLDLRLIALSFWITGLGRWDRRGPKV; this is encoded by the coding sequence CTGGTCGCCCTCGCCATCAAGGCCGGCGACGGCGGGCCCGTGTTCTTTTCTCAGGAGCGCGTGGGCATCGGCGGACGCCCCTTCCGCAGCTTGAAGTTCCGCTCCATGGTCCCCGATGCCGAGCGCTTCGGCCCCCTCCAGGCCATGGAGGGAGACCGACGCATCACGCGCGTCGGGCGCTGGCTCAGGGCCTCGGCCCTGGACGAGCTGCCGCAGCTCTGGAACATCTTCGTGGGTGACATGAGCTTCGTGGGCCCGCGCGCCCTCGTGCCGGCGGAGATCGAGACCCACGCGGGCGGGGCGCTCGGCAAGCTGGCCGACGTCCCCGGCTATGCGCAGCGGCATCAGGCGCGCCCGGGGCTGACGGGCATCGCCCAGGTCTTCGCGGCCCGCGATGTCCCCCGGCGCCTGAAGTTCCGCTACGACCTCCTCTACATCCGCCGGCGGAGCTTCTGGCTGGACCTGCGGCTCATCGCGCTCTCCTTCTGGATCACGGGCCTCGGGCGCTGGGATCGCCGCGGGCCCAAGGTCTGA
- a CDS encoding glycosyltransferase family 4 protein, producing the protein MKVCVFNRSYWPDHGATGQLLAQLCEDLVARHGMDVTVVCGERPGGGHGGFGLVRREMRNGVEILRARGTTFDKSRFVGRIANYLSYFFSAWLAGRRGGRPDVVVALTDPPIIGLAALHAARRAGARFVYVCQDLFPEVTRIMEDFRSRLIDGALERVGRALVARADRIVAVGETMRDRLVEGKGADPARVTVIHNWADCAAIIPRPKDNAFARAHGLVEPFVVMHSGNLGLSQNLDAFVDAAARLRGESGIEWVLMGGGARQAALRERVSELGLERVRFLPRQPEEGLADAFGSADIFVIGLRQGLAGCIVPSKLYGILAAGRPYIAAVEAACEVANITFKHDCGLLAPPGDAAVLAAQVLELYRDRELCRHLGANARRAAESFDRPGQVDAYARILRDSATEPRPVRHSRRKRAFDVALSGLGLVLSAPI; encoded by the coding sequence ATGAAGGTCTGCGTCTTCAACCGCTCGTACTGGCCCGACCATGGGGCGACGGGCCAGCTCCTGGCCCAGCTCTGCGAGGATCTGGTGGCGCGGCACGGCATGGACGTGACCGTGGTGTGCGGCGAGAGGCCGGGCGGAGGCCATGGCGGCTTCGGGCTCGTGCGCCGCGAGATGCGGAACGGCGTCGAGATCCTGCGCGCTCGGGGCACCACCTTCGACAAGTCACGCTTCGTGGGCCGGATCGCGAACTACCTGAGCTACTTCTTCTCGGCCTGGCTCGCGGGCCGGCGAGGAGGGCGCCCGGACGTGGTGGTGGCCCTCACCGATCCTCCCATCATCGGCCTGGCCGCCCTCCACGCCGCGCGGCGGGCCGGCGCGCGCTTCGTCTATGTCTGCCAGGATCTCTTCCCCGAGGTCACGCGCATCATGGAGGATTTCCGGAGCCGGCTGATCGATGGCGCGCTGGAGCGGGTGGGCCGCGCGCTGGTCGCGCGCGCCGACCGCATCGTCGCCGTGGGCGAGACCATGCGGGACCGGCTGGTGGAGGGCAAGGGCGCCGATCCGGCCCGCGTGACGGTGATCCACAACTGGGCGGACTGTGCGGCCATCATCCCGCGGCCCAAGGACAATGCGTTCGCGCGCGCCCATGGCCTCGTCGAGCCCTTCGTGGTCATGCACTCGGGCAATCTCGGCCTCTCCCAGAACCTCGACGCCTTCGTGGACGCGGCGGCGCGGCTCCGGGGCGAGTCCGGTATCGAGTGGGTGCTCATGGGGGGAGGCGCACGTCAGGCCGCGCTGCGAGAGCGCGTGAGCGAGCTCGGGCTCGAGCGGGTGCGCTTCCTGCCCCGCCAGCCCGAAGAGGGTCTGGCAGATGCCTTCGGCAGCGCCGATATCTTCGTGATCGGCCTCCGGCAGGGACTGGCCGGCTGCATCGTGCCGAGCAAGCTCTACGGCATCCTGGCTGCGGGCCGCCCCTACATTGCCGCCGTCGAGGCCGCCTGCGAGGTCGCCAACATCACCTTCAAGCACGACTGCGGGCTGCTCGCGCCTCCGGGCGACGCCGCGGTCCTCGCGGCCCAGGTGCTCGAGCTGTACCGCGATCGCGAGCTCTGCCGGCACCTCGGCGCCAATGCGCGCCGGGCCGCCGAGAGCTTCGACCGGCCCGGGCAGGTGGATGCTTATGCACGGATCCTCCGCGACTCGGCCACCGAGCCGCGGCCCGTGCGGCACTCGCGACGGAAGCGCGCCTTCGACGTGGCGCTCTCCGGCCTGGGCCTCGTCCTCTCCGCGCCGATCTGA